The proteins below come from a single Streptomyces tubercidicus genomic window:
- the yidD gene encoding membrane protein insertion efficiency factor YidD, whose product MKYPLLLLIKIYQWTISPLLGPVCKYYPSCSHYGYTAIDRHGAVKGTALTAWRILRCNPWSLGGVDHVPPRKRPVWHQRLRSRLGGPTVPEPVAQPETQPNAQGA is encoded by the coding sequence GTGAAGTACCCGCTGCTGCTGTTGATCAAGATCTATCAGTGGACCATCAGCCCCCTGCTGGGACCGGTCTGCAAGTACTACCCGTCGTGCTCGCACTATGGCTACACGGCCATCGACCGGCACGGCGCGGTGAAAGGGACCGCGCTGACAGCCTGGCGCATCCTGCGATGCAATCCGTGGTCGCTCGGTGGCGTCGACCACGTCCCTCCCCGGAAGCGTCCGGTTTGGCATCAGCGGCTGAGGAGCCGCCTGGGCGGGCCCACCGTCCCTGAGCCTGTCGCCCAGCCCGAGACTCAGCCCAACGCCCAAGGAGCCTGA
- the rpmH gene encoding 50S ribosomal protein L34, with protein MSKRTFQPNNRRRAKTHGFRLRMRTRAGRAILASRRGKGRARLSA; from the coding sequence GTGAGCAAGCGCACCTTCCAGCCGAACAACCGCCGCCGCGCGAAGACCCACGGCTTCCGTCTGCGCATGCGGACCCGTGCCGGCCGCGCGATTCTCGCGTCCCGCCGTGGCAAGGGTCGCGCCCGCCTGTCGGCCTGA
- the dnaA gene encoding chromosomal replication initiator protein DnaA has protein sequence MADVPADLAAVWPRVLDHLLRAEADGLKPKDQDWLKRTQPLALVADTALLAVPNEFAKGVLEGRLAPLIGEALSHECGRPIRIAITVDDSAEEPAAQPTPPAPPTPQHQSSQQHPPHHQQTHQSQQQHDAYDGYETRHDSRHDGRPGYGHQGDDLPGVRPAYPDYQQPRHEPGGWPQMGGGHGPRDDYGWQQQHLGGYPERDPYASPSSHVSQHQQRPNDYRAQAPDRNGPPQHSDGPRSPYDQPRRDLSEHQPGGHTGRSGTPGAGPGAVLPAPSGAPSPLAAQPAPATGPGEPTARLNPKYLFDTFVIGASNRFAHAAAVAVAEAPAKAYNPLFIYGESGLGKTHLLHAIGHYARSLYPGTRVRYVSSEEFTNEFINSIRDGKADAFRKRYRDMDILLVDDIQFLASKESTQEEFFHTFNTLHNANKQIVLSSDRPPKQLVTLEDRLRNRFEWGLITDVQPPELETRIAILRKKAVQEQLNAPPEVLEFIASRISRNIRELEGALIRVTAFASLNRQPVDLGLTEIVLKDLIPGGEDAAPEITATAIMASTADYFGLTIDDLCGSSRSRVLVTARQIAMYLCRELTDLSLPKIGAQFGGRDHTTVMHADRKIRALMAERRSIYNQVTELTNRIKNG, from the coding sequence GTGGCTGATGTACCTGCCGATCTTGCCGCAGTGTGGCCCCGCGTGCTCGATCATCTCCTTCGTGCGGAGGCCGACGGCCTCAAGCCCAAGGACCAGGACTGGCTCAAGCGCACCCAGCCGCTGGCGCTGGTCGCCGACACCGCGTTGCTCGCGGTCCCCAATGAATTCGCCAAGGGCGTGCTCGAAGGCCGGCTGGCGCCGCTGATCGGGGAGGCCCTCAGTCATGAGTGCGGCCGCCCGATCCGGATCGCGATCACCGTTGACGACTCCGCCGAGGAGCCCGCGGCGCAGCCCACGCCGCCCGCTCCGCCCACACCGCAGCACCAGTCGTCCCAGCAGCACCCCCCGCACCACCAGCAGACGCATCAGTCTCAGCAGCAACACGATGCGTACGACGGCTACGAAACCCGGCACGATTCCCGGCACGACGGCCGGCCGGGCTACGGACACCAGGGCGACGACCTGCCCGGCGTCCGGCCCGCCTATCCGGACTATCAGCAGCCCCGGCACGAGCCCGGCGGCTGGCCGCAGATGGGCGGCGGCCACGGTCCGCGCGACGACTACGGCTGGCAGCAGCAGCACCTCGGCGGCTACCCGGAGCGCGACCCGTACGCCTCCCCGTCGTCCCATGTCTCGCAGCATCAGCAGCGGCCGAACGACTACCGTGCGCAGGCACCCGACCGCAATGGGCCGCCACAGCACTCGGACGGTCCGCGCTCCCCTTATGACCAGCCGCGCCGCGACCTCTCCGAGCACCAGCCCGGCGGGCACACCGGGCGCTCGGGCACTCCCGGAGCCGGGCCCGGCGCCGTGCTTCCCGCGCCCAGCGGTGCGCCCAGCCCGCTCGCCGCGCAGCCCGCGCCGGCGACCGGCCCCGGCGAGCCGACCGCGCGGCTGAACCCGAAGTACCTCTTCGACACCTTCGTCATCGGTGCCTCCAACCGCTTCGCGCACGCCGCCGCGGTGGCCGTCGCCGAGGCACCGGCCAAGGCGTACAACCCGCTGTTCATCTACGGGGAATCGGGGCTGGGCAAGACCCACCTGCTGCACGCGATCGGGCACTACGCGCGGAGCCTGTATCCGGGCACGCGGGTGCGGTATGTGAGCTCGGAGGAGTTCACCAACGAGTTCATCAACTCCATCCGCGACGGCAAGGCGGACGCGTTCCGTAAGCGCTACCGCGACATGGACATCCTCCTGGTCGACGACATCCAGTTCCTGGCGAGCAAGGAGTCGACGCAGGAGGAGTTCTTCCACACCTTCAATACGCTGCACAACGCGAACAAGCAGATCGTGCTCTCCAGTGACCGGCCGCCCAAGCAGCTGGTCACCCTGGAGGACCGGCTGCGCAACCGCTTCGAGTGGGGTCTGATCACCGACGTCCAGCCGCCCGAGCTGGAGACCCGGATCGCGATCCTCCGGAAGAAGGCGGTGCAGGAGCAGCTGAACGCGCCGCCGGAGGTGCTGGAGTTCATCGCGTCCCGGATCTCGCGCAACATCCGTGAGCTGGAGGGCGCGCTGATCCGGGTCACGGCGTTCGCCTCGCTCAACCGGCAGCCGGTGGACCTGGGGCTGACCGAGATCGTGCTGAAGGATCTGATCCCCGGCGGCGAGGATGCCGCGCCGGAGATCACCGCCACCGCGATCATGGCCTCGACCGCGGACTACTTCGGGCTGACCATCGACGATCTGTGCGGCTCCTCGCGCAGCCGCGTCCTGGTAACCGCCCGCCAGATCGCCATGTATCTGTGCCGCGAACTGACCGATCTCTCGCTGCCGAAGATCGGGGCGCAGTTCGGCGGCCGGGACCATACGACCGTGATGCACGCCGACCGGAAGATCCGCGCGCTGATGGCCGAGCGGCGGTCGATCTACAACCAGGTCACCGAGCTCACCAACCGCATCAAG